cctcGTGGCTCGtggaaaattgataatattgaaaaatttgttgaaaataatcaaGTATCTATCACGTATTTAcggtaattcattttttaattataacaaaaaagaaaattgcaGTTTGACGAGAAATCGTTAAATCGTGTGAATAtctatttcatcaaaatttaaacttaagacgctcataaaaaaaattattttttatatttttagattgtgATCAGAGCAATGaaagtattgatttataatggTGTGCTTTTTTTTCTGACACATcactatttgtaataatacctaacaatttttgtttttaactttatgtGGGAAGGGATCAAAAgctaattacatttaaaaatatttggagaaaacaaataatataatcaatacgtGTTATTTCACTCAATGATGTTTCTAATGaactcttatttttttaagatgtacgtgtatcaatataaatttaattttttacctattttatatggGGGCTGTTTAGGAATAAGCAAACAATGGATGGGAGCCGTTTGAGATGagccaatattttatttaaggtcTTTTTTCAAAGAGaaggtaacatattattaataaaagttttacaaaACAAGTAAATTGATTTACCTTTGTACTAGAATGAGGCAGGAAAATTGGAATATCAGCTGAAGTAATTTGGTCATAACAATTggctaaaataattgttattaataattttctatcgCTAATATGTAAATCCCACCAATCCTTTGTTGCAGCACTCAATTTCTTATCCACAATAACCCAACAAAGATCACTACATATTGTTTCTgaccaattaaataaacaattctgtaaataataaaaaaaaattaaatagagttttaattttcttcaaGAATGTGCAGTATgccacatttttaaaatcataaaaagttagtaattacatttattgctTTATTATCCTTTATTGACtgtgtttcaataatatttattaaatgtttttctatGGTTACTGATGTTAAACTCCtcaatatataatcaataataggtaaacatggctaaacaataaataaacattatgttgAAAACTATACAATTTGATTAATTGCCTATTAGAGTAAATTCATAAGTTGATAGCTTCGTACATACTTTTATTTCACGTTTTATTCTATctgcatttttattgtatatgtttTCATCTCCAATAATCATCTTTATTAAAGTTGATATAAGTTCTAGGCcagtttttattgtagaatCGTTCAAATCACCAATGCCTGCCAAAATTaagctaaaaatattcaataaagataatcaaaaatattgacaaaacttattatttacacacaacatgatatttgtatttaaatttgtaaagatAATTCAACAAAATTTCTACAAAtccaaagtattataaaacttataatataattattacacaccTATCTCCAATGGCATGCCAAATAAAAGAATGTTTATCTGtatgaatacttttaaattgaacACTTTGCACATCTGCAAATGTTATAACAGcatttaatgttgaaaatgtagtaaatgGTACCTGAaagaatatacattattatgaactGAGtgaatacaaacaaataactcaaaacaaaatttattcagttgtaagttttaaaacaaaaagtacCCAATAAAAGGaagattagtttttaattttattatatttttagtgagcaaataatactttgaaaagtgtaaatgtataatacaaatatcaatttattttgtatatttgcacaattcaataaattaacaaagcAATATAACAGAAAAGTTAACTATAGATGACGATGATCGTCATGTTTAATAACTTACTGAAtccattttactattttttcgataaaatatcGGGATTCCTCCATTTGCTGAAGTGCAGACTACGTCAAACATTGTaagaatgatatttttattttttatttccgtGTAGTTTTATTGTgaaagaaataaaatcattaacgaTTTCCCTATGGCCCTAATGCTCTATATTGGTAAAGAATTGTTGaagaattgaataatttagaaattcataataaataataatcataatcctTAATGGGCTTAacaactatttactatttaatattataaataaataatattaataatattaataattattaataataataatatataatatatttattatttattattatttgtattttttatttaaaaattattatcagttattaGTTATCATTATCAGTTTATCCATTTGGGAGAACACTTTTCAGTATGACCATGGTTACAGTAAACCATGGTCATGACATACACCTTACCAGGTTACCACTACAGCGCTGTGATTTGGTAGAtggcaaaattaaaaagttagatGTACGGATGCACCATAACCTAAAAATTCTTTTCGGAAGTGTATCGCGTTCATTTTCTCACTCGTGTCTTTTGGGTAAGTATAtctgacatattttttctaatgtgGTTTTTTGGTATCcacgttttaaatatttgtcattGAATTTTTTCACAGTGAACGTCAGTACACAAACACAATATGTCGTCGAAAGTATCTAAGGATACCTTGTACGAGGCCGTCAACGAAGTGTTGAGCCAGGCCAAGACACACAAGAAAAACTTTTTGCAAACTGTTGAATTGCAAATTGGTCTCAAGAACTACGATCCACAAAAGGACAAGCGTTTCTCCGGAACCATTAAATTGAAGCACATCCCCAGGCCCAAGATGAAGGTGTGCATTCTTGGTGACCAACAGCATTGTGACGAAGCCGAGGTaaacactttattttaaactattactaACTGGCTAAGgtctatttaattgtataatgttttagCTACCGGCGCGTGTCAATTTGTAATACagttgtgtttttaaattaaactaaaagtgtccatttatattttaggtcaACAAGGTGCCGTTCATGGATGTTGAAGCCTTGAAGAAGCTCAACAAGAACAAGAAGTTAGTAAAGAAATTGGCCAAACGATATGATGCATTCTTAGCCAGTGAAGCTCTTATCAAACAGATCCCACGTTTGTTAGGACCCGGTTTAAACAAAGCAGGCAAGTTTCCTGGTCTTTTGTCCCATCAAGAATCGATGAACATGAAAATCGATGAAGTTAAAGCCACCATTAAGTTCCAAATGAAAAAGGTAAACTATTTCTTTTCACCATTTGTATACTGGTCAATttcattgattaattatattataattgatttttaggtATTGTGTCTGTGTGTTGCTGTTGGTCACGTTGACATGAAATCTGATGAATTGGCTCACAACATTCATCTTTCAATCAATTTCTTAGTTTCATTGTTGAAGAAACATTGGCAAAACGTTAGGTCGCTGCACATCAAGTCAACAATGGGACCCCCACAACGTTTGTACTAATGTGtgattctatttttaattttttaaataaagaccacattaatttcaaagttgaaataatcattttgttattttattttcactcacttagttttctttttatgAATAGAGGTACTTGTTCTAGAgaatttaggtaggtacgacaaaaattaaattgtaattttcttaattatttattttctatttaaatctGAAACAGTAGTACCGTTACTTGGGtaactattattgtttccaagactgaaattaaatagatatatatatcacaactataatataattaaattgatattttcagCTGTAGTTATTCCTCTCAGTtactttgaaatataatataaatagcaatttgattattacttaatttattatctgttgttaggtataaaaaacatccgtttaaaacttattgtacaaaaattaaaatcaaaaaacccaatttttaaacatattcttATGGTAAAGATTTTATGAAATGCGTTACAAGTGTATTGATCttcataaaaatctataatataatggttaaaatctcatgtttttaaattagtgtTTACATATGTGAGTTAATGATGacgtaaattgttaaatttattcaaatttataatacagatTTTTGATGTACCTACTGTAAAAGTAACTCCTAAAATGTAATCAATACATTTGAATTGGGGCTATAAGTGACTaatacgattaaaaataaaatattatacccatGTGAATaatctttgtttttatataatatgtataaaatagcaAATTTATATGCCAATAGCAGaacaaattttatgttattaaattaaatattagatggGACTGACCTAAACGGAAGATGagagtattttataatgctcCTCAtaagttttgatattttagatgTATAGTGAGTTATACGTATGTTGTATGTAAACTAtttcagatttaaaaaaaataagtaacaacAAAAGCCTGTGATTCGCTCTAGATAGTATTCTTGCTTTTAAGTAGGAggttgatttttttagtttgaataTAAGTATTGATAAAAAGTTCTactgaatacaaatttattatgttacatgTTTAAAATGCTGAGTCTATGCACAGTAAATTGgtagacaaaaaatatattgttttattttaattttctttgtgAGCTCAGCTTAAAACTGATAAATGTCTAGGTTGGTTAtcctatttaaattcttataaattgtattaaattaaaaggacGATATACTTGCATGTGTTATCTCCatcttttaaaagtattgtataacaaattttaagttaaataatccattttagtgattttaatatgttaattttaaaattaaaatgaattaattttttataaaatataaaagtattatctaGGGTATATTGGAGGCTCTTactaatgttttaatacttgcttactcaaaataatgaacaacAGTAGCCTCTGAAATgcccttaataataattttataataagtcaatatactgaattttaaaaatatcagagttaattaatagattattgataatataaaatgtttgtaagacGGATAAATCATATGCAACTATGGTGTCTTCATAAGTAACTCGTTGTATTAGAttcttatcataattatttatttttcatggtCAGACtaatcaaaaatcattttctGTTTCTTaactattattctaaaaaatagttagtaaATTCTGAATAGATACTCTATACACTGTATGTAACACCTAGcaccaataaaaattattaaattaaaaataaaatacttctaaacaaatgttaaaattgtaataatattgagtaATGCAGTAggctatattaaaaattattcctttcgattttaataattaagaaatacaAAATGACTTCACTATTCTAGTCATTCATATTTCATCCtcgtaaatcgtaataatgtattaagaaATCTACATCAActccaaattttaatttaagtttaggAGTGAAAACATTGAACGGGTTTttagtatatagtaaaaacaaaatttgcctagtagaaaaatttaaatctcaaATAAAAGTATGACACATATTACGtagatgattttatttatcattgatagTGGATCTGTCCATcagtaacaatttattatcatacaatatcttaatgatatttttgatgtgTAACTTAAGTGCCTTACATTcttcaaaatgtattgattctcATTTATTTAACcttatattattcttgtaatttgtctaaaataagtataagaaaatataaaagaatattatcatatattaatatattatgttagtagGTACTTTAGATTAGGGGTAGAAATCCTTTTTTGTACCAAGTATCAAAATGCTGTAatcagtttgaaaaaaaattcacatgcCAATAACACATGttcataagtacctactacctataaacaatttttctcaTGATGATGGTGGGGGAGGTCATAATAATTCcagagaaattattttaaaatcagttgtgtattttataattattaaatgtttaaaagtaaGAATAAGTAGTATCATTAGActcattcaataataatacaaaataaaaaatattgtatctgAAAACAGTGAGTTCCAAAATGTTACAATTGatgatatatttcaaaaataataaataattttgttcaacTAAATGCaagattaaacaaaaaataacaaaatactttCCTGGCCATAGAAAACATGGCCTATCTGCCACCTTGGCATACACACCATAACTTCGCTATCCCTGCTCTAGATCTTCTCTAAAATGCAGAAATGTtagtattgattattaatgattgttaaataataatttttaaaatatttgatatttttctttactttttaaataataaaggaatttagataaaaaattgtttaaaaaataaaattataccatccattatgttttattattttatgtaaacatttggcttttaaatttattgaaacattataatttataagcataCAAATGTAACACTTTCAAATTATCAACTTTCCTAACTTGTAATAactcaattattatacttaatatttccaTCACATAAATACTCATTTTATCAGCAAATTTAaccattaacattttaacacaaATTTCGCATTAACATTGCTGGCTATGAACTGAATATCTCAACAAGGTATCTAGTTGTATAAgatcaaatatacaataaataacaaatatcttgTTTTTTCATCTATGTTtaattctaagtattttttttaaagaaataaaaaaggaCTATAAAGATTACTAAgatcaatttcaaaaatgaataaattaaaacatgattTGGTCACATGAAAACGCaaatttataatgtgtgtataatacaacaataatttgcAAGAAgtatgtatagtttaaaaaaattatttttttcattgcatAATTTTTAGAGAAAGTCAAACacttaattaatgtaatagtatatacagAGTTATTTATTCGTCCCATTTCTTCCATTCCATCCCTTCTGGTGGCTTAATGTCTACTTTATCTTTGCCAACATCCTTCCAGTTGGTACTTAAAACAGTGCCCCCTGATTCCATGAAAGATTTGTTCATGGCTTTGCGCACTTCGTCCGAACCGTCTGAATAAATTTTCTTgaataaagtatttacatcACTATCTTCTTCATCTTTTGTCATATCATCAACAACCTTATCCCAATTGCGAAGATTAATAGTGGATGGCTTAGGTTTAACAACAGTTTTCTCTAGTACATCCCACATTCCTCCTTCTGTCTTTGCGAGGCGTATTTCCAACTTTGACGGGAGAACTTTAAAGCTACTAAATTCAGGTGCAATACTTCTgctaagttttaaattaagagtGTAGGGTTGACCAGTGGCTAATATAGCTTGAACATTTACTtcatcttttttaaattgtacaatacaGTCTTCTTTAGATGTATGTTTACCCAAAATGCCAATGATCACTTGAGACTCTGATTGGTACCAATCtttttttatgacaattttattttcttcattcGCACAAGAAGCCATTAtaagaactaaaataaaaataaaaaattagctattaaaaagtatataagctTTGattaaaatggtttaaaatctattccaataaaattaatttcaaatatttatgtaggtactataatattagttggaaacattaaaattatttataaaaatcaattaataatagcatactattttttgtttagaaaataaaatataaatatatcgaaTTATAGCTTAGATTTTGATAGCAGTGATcatcagtaaaaaaataagaattagaaaaagtaaaaatttcttTCCATACTTTACTCATTTATAGTCGTAAGTCGtaacatagttaaaattaagccatgattataatatttgtcaagAATATTATTGGTCTTGTGTTTAATAAGGTGTTTAGTATGAagtgttgtataaatatattgatttttataaaagttattttaataggtatgtacctatataatttatatttttattttttttttgcatttacaAATCTCACTTTTttctaagttaaaattaaaaaagtttttgatgGAGATAATgtattgctatattataattgttataacagATAATGTTAGggagttttaattatattatgtatagaagatagataataatatactatacaattagGCCCTGCTCAAGGGGTGGCGGCATAGGCATATGCTTAGAgcagaatttaatatttatgtattatagataaaaaaaaatacatgatgtaatacctatttacaCGAAAGGGGCGGCAAAACTCAAGTTTGCCTAGTGTGTTTAAACACTTAAGgcctttatacaatatactggTATGCCTCTtaaggtgtttttttttaatacaattattatttatttctgtgttataaggaaataataatagtacattttttttttttagaaaatgtctTAGTGCAGTATTTATGGTTAATGCATCACActgaatataaattgtttatgtacTAACTACTAGTGGTAAATTAGACTTTTTTCATGGTTAATAAATGATAGGCgtgttaaaactaataatagctataaaatgggatttttaaattggttttcatatgtatataaaaacatatctaggtataggtaataaatgaaTTCTTACAATTAAGTACGTAGATGAATCAAATACTACAATGGAAGTTTTTTCTTCGGCCGCgattgtttaatgtatatattagaaaaggataaaactaaaatcacAGCCTTAATTGTAAgagaatatttacatttatttacttaaagtaacaaataaaaactattagacTACAACAATTATTGAACATGGATTATTGGAATCTTCTAGAACACAACGAATGTAAACAATTATGTGAGATAATAGCTAGAGTTTCCGTGATAACAAGTTAGAACTTATGTTACTAAAGCCTCCGTAACCATAAGTTTTGTGGTCTTGTTGACTATGGTAGTGTAGTCGACGATCGTATTGTTCTGTGGTCGTACTGTCGTAgtgactataataaattatatataagtttatattagtgAAACATTGCATTACTGCAACAAGAGCattgtttaaaagtttttttttttttaattagcttttttattttaaatctaacttaacaattacaatacattaagtattaacaatcaatatatgtagaaaaagaaaaaaaaaggcataaaataataagtaatattaagaatatatagctaaaaatataataagtatttagtatacaaACAAAAGTCTCAGATAATAAAGCCagcttaaaagtttaaatgctCATGTTCTAAATGGAGGAAAtcgtaataatgtataattgtttaatgtttattaattattattatatttgtatattttgcattaactctactataaaatattgatagtcTATATTTCATGTAGTATGTACTATTTGAAGTTAAATAGGTattcagtaaataatatatgatatacttatatgCAAGTagcaagtatataaatataatctataaaccgCGTATATACTTGACACTTGTATAAGTACCGTGAAAAAATAACCCTATATgagattttgtaaattaaactaaatattagtatCGTTTGtaagttatacaaataatgttaaatttggattcaatgataaattaaattgtatacctatttacaataaaaacgatTCAAAGTACGGTGCACAGTCTGTATGTCATATCGTTCAGATAGGTgtataacatacctatatattaaattttattatagcgtTATTTTTTCACGGAGCTTTTTTTCGGGGGCTAAGTTTCCGGGGTTATTTATTAGGCAAATCACTTGTATGATACCaatcttgtaaaatattcttttaattgtacctatttaagtacaagtaaaaatacttacatccatttaaaaaagaatttaaaattatttctttatttgacttattttaatttatcaactttGTAACTGtcgctaaaaaaattatttttgtgattaaTCACAATAtgtcttatttaaaattgtgataCCACATTTaagtatcattaaaaatttgaactagatacctacttaattttatattgaaaaataaatatctgtgTTATTTGaatcatgaaataaaaaacaaataaatatttaaacaaatgtttaattatttcaa
The DNA window shown above is from Aphis gossypii isolate Hap1 chromosome 2, ASM2018417v2, whole genome shotgun sequence and carries:
- the LOC114131142 gene encoding protein fuzzy homolog isoform X1, with the protein product MFDVVCTSANGGIPIFYRKNSKMDSVPFTTFSTLNAVITFADVQSVQFKSIHTDKHSFIWHAIGDSLILAGIGDLNDSTIKTGLELISTLIKMIIGDENIYNKNADRIKREIKPCLPIIDYILRSLTSVTIEKHLINIIETQSIKDNKAINNCLFNWSETICSDLCWVIVDKKLSAATKDWWDLHISDRKLLITIILANCYDQITSADIPIFLPHSSTKVLLRLVCCMVVQGVWTAAICGPMPNLDDIEINAAKSFRTVINYFRPNYTKFELTSGYIIVNTNLFKYMQNYYSSTDVQRGIVQFYNKIASRLMNDNVMGSEVSCMGKNHNYYAISSNGITLCLAYPSKHNMVTIKYYAKQAFQQLLSDINS
- the LOC114131142 gene encoding protein fuzzy homolog isoform X2, which gives rise to MCKVFNLKVFIQINILLFGMPLEIGIGDLNDSTIKTGLELISTLIKMIIGDENIYNKNADRIKREIKPCLPIIDYILRSLTSVTIEKHLINIIETQSIKDNKAINNCLFNWSETICSDLCWVIVDKKLSAATKDWWDLHISDRKLLITIILANCYDQITSADIPIFLPHSSTKVLLRLVCCMVVQGVWTAAICGPMPNLDDIEINAAKSFRTVINYFRPNYTKFELTSGYIIVNTNLFKYMQNYYSSTDVQRGIVQFYNKIASRLMNDNVMGSEVSCMGKNHNYYAISSNGITLCLAYPSKHNMVTIKYYAKQAFQQLLSDINS
- the LOC114131143 gene encoding 60S ribosomal protein L10a; translated protein: MSSKVSKDTLYEAVNEVLSQAKTHKKNFLQTVELQIGLKNYDPQKDKRFSGTIKLKHIPRPKMKVCILGDQQHCDEAEVNKVPFMDVEALKKLNKNKKLVKKLAKRYDAFLASEALIKQIPRLLGPGLNKAGKFPGLLSHQESMNMKIDEVKATIKFQMKKVLCLCVAVGHVDMKSDELAHNIHLSINFLVSLLKKHWQNVRSLHIKSTMGPPQRLY
- the LOC114131144 gene encoding protein SGT1 homolog; the encoded protein is MASCANEENKIVIKKDWYQSESQVIIGILGKHTSKEDCIVQFKKDEVNVQAILATGQPYTLNLKLSRSIAPEFSSFKVLPSKLEIRLAKTEGGMWDVLEKTVVKPKPSTINLRNWDKVVDDMTKDEEDSDVNTLFKKIYSDGSDEVRKAMNKSFMESGGTVLSTNWKDVGKDKVDIKPPEGMEWKKWDE